In Saccharomyces cerevisiae S288C chromosome V, complete sequence, one DNA window encodes the following:
- the COG3 gene encoding Golgi transport complex subunit COG3 (Essential component of the conserved oligomeric Golgi complex; a cytosolic tethering complex (Cog1p through Cog8p) that functions in protein trafficking to mediate fusion of transport vesicles to Golgi compartments), which translates to MARSRKNSLVRDIASHPTIPESQTIVGLLDDSYLFDKLKKLSLAVENSDSLQRTDVSEGCSEVNGSEATTSADVKKTNKYLYYTTYLDQLNIKIDEYKVVLDQTRQVNDQLDSSIKKFRKISQDTGAFIEETKTIYEKQSKLSNLTESIPKALHYFEVLDPIMRRLNHATSPAIVKKSSFTTMLATIDESLRFLDENSDLKDAAAYRIKFKQCLIRACELISHFLTNLLKQTNQEILDKTKNKNSLTGLPSTTRDAFLYSKFYTIADTFKIQVSEIVKRSNEKAYNKYHDELNSILYECFNHYFQTRLRLLTPVIWSHIDEIVVKDKDQGLVKFIQDGKVYFQQLCADEYKLFVEFFPEKECRFKINQWFLQLCEPLYDSIRVRVLKETDICTLCDSVTLFAPYYEFEEGSEEYVKQFTDIQYDKLFEPIVQKVQARLILRVQIYVQQNILSYRPTRDVFMISNRRRKSKTSLQGGNEDATTSDDNPDPLLESYLSSFKNRSILPISPNDADDKSIDSEESTDKISQLQTYYPPLLKTLALLSKIYEMINSVVFDDLAHHVVHDCIVSLRNAYDMVIKSSAGKSDFNNLDISLAYLKNLLMLRDSIQNFNIQYTVNETYLDFSGVEGFFKSLKENGRNVLKKTKSSSILTLARELVPKVVNNMVDARTELISELRNVIKDFTESTSLELIDDTLDINSDEDLLSKNVKLRENIKARLPRIYEQILNYIDDQEIVTNLLDAVQELITQSYSKYYETITELAENGKFAKDQVADVMYLDVFTDFFAKEVADLLRNGDIDTITK; encoded by the coding sequence ATGGCGAGAAGTAGAAAGAATTCATTGGTTCGAGATATTGCGTCTCATCCGACTATACCAGAATCTCAGACCATAGTGGGTTTACTGGACGATTCGTACCTTTTTGATAAGCTAAAAAAGCTATCTTTGGCTGTGGAAAATTCTGACAGTCTGCAAAGAACTGATGTCTCAGAAGGTTGTTCAGAGGTTAATGGTTCTGAAGCTACGACTTCTGCGGATGTAAAAAAGACAAACAAGTATTTGTATTATACTACCTATTTGGACCAGTTAAACATTAAGATAGACGAGTATAAAGTTGTTCTGGATCAAACACGCCAGGTTAACGATCAATTGGATAGTTCCATCAAGAAATTTCGGAAAATCTCTCAGGATACTGGAGCTTTCATTGAGGAAACGAAGACGATCTATGAAAAGCAGTCTAAATTAAGCAATCTAACTGAGTCAATCCCTAAAGCTCTCCAttattttgaagttttAGACCCTATAATGCGTCGCTTGAACCATGCCACTTCTCCCGCTATTGTTAAGAAGAGCTCCTTTACGACAATGTTGGCGACTATCGACGAGTCTTTACGTTTTTTGGATGAGAATAGTGACCTCAAGGATGCGGCAGCGTACAGAATCAAGTTCAAGCAATGCTTGATCAGAGCCTGTGAATTGATATCTCACTTTTTAACGAATCTGTTGAAACAAacaaatcaagaaattttggataaaaccaaaaacaaaaattcgTTAACTGGGTTGCCGTCGACTACAAGAGACGCCTTCTTGTACAGTAAATTCTATACCATAGCTGAtactttcaaaattcaGGTTTCGGAAATTGTTAAGAGAAGCAACGAAAAAGCCTACAACAAGTATCACGATGAACTGAATTCCATTCTTTACGAGTGTTTCAACCACTATTTCCAAACACGTTTAAGACTGCTAACTCCGGTCATTTGGTCACacattgatgaaattgttgttaaAGATAAGGACCAGGGCTTGGTCAAATTCATTCAAGACGGTAAGGTTTATTTTCAGCAGTTATGCGCGGACGAATACAAACTTTTCGTAGAATTTTTCCCTGAAAAGGAATGTCGTTTCAAGATTAATCAGTGGTTCTTACAGTTATGTGAACCCCTTTATGACTCCATTAGAGTCAGGGTTTTGAAAGAGACAGATATTTGTACTTTGTGTGACTCAGTGACTTTGTTTGCTCCATATtatgaatttgaagaaggttcAGAAGAATACGTGAAGCAGTTTACCGACATTCAGTATGATAAACTATTCGAACCGATTGTCCAAAAAGTGCAGGCTAGATTAATTTTAAGAGTGCAAATATATGTCcaacaaaatattttgagCTATAGGCCCACTAGGGACGTTTTCATGATTTCAAATAGAAGGAGAAAATCGAAGACCAGCTTACAAGGGGGTAACGAAGATGCTACTACTAGTGATGACAATCCAGATCCCTTGTTAGAATCTTatttatcttctttcaaGAATAGAAGCATATTGCCCATATCCCCTAATGATGCAGACGATAAAAGTATTGATTCAGAAGAATCTACTGATAAAATTTCACAGTTGCAAACATATTATCCGCCCTTGTTAAAGACTTTGGCTTTATTGTCCAAAATTTATGAAATGATCAATTCTGTGGTATTTGATGATTTAGCTCACCATGTAGTCCACGACTGTATTGTATCCTTGAGAAATGCCTATGATATGGTTATCAAATCTTCAGCGGGAAAATCTGATTTTAACAACTTAGATATTTCATTAGCGTAcctaaaaaatttgttgatgTTACGTGATTCCATACAGAACTTTAATATTCAATATACAGTTAATGAAACTTATCTGGATTTTTCTGGTGTTGAGgggtttttcaaatcacttaaagaaaatggtagaaacgttttgaaaaagacaaaGTCATCTTCAATATTGACCCTGGCAAGAGAGCTGGTTCCAAAAGTTGTAAACAATATGGTGGACGCCCGTACGGAACTCATATCTGAATTGAGAAACGTCATTAAAGATTTTACTGAAAGCACTTCTTTGGAGCTTATTGATGACACTTTAGATATCAATAGTGATGAAGATCTGTTAAGCAAAAACGTAAAATTAAGAGAGAATATAAAGGCCAGATTACCAAGAATATATGAACAGATATTGAACTATATCGATGATCAAGAGATTGTTACTAATTTATTAGACGCTGTGCAAGAGTTAATTACACAATCATATTCCAAATATTATGAAACTATAACTGAATTGGCAGAAAATGGAAAGTTTGCTAAGGATCAAGTCGCAGACGTAATGTACTTGGACGTCTTCacagatttttttgccAAAGAGGTGGCGGATCTTTTAAGAAATGGTGATATTGATACCATAACGAAATAA
- the MYG1 gene encoding Myg1p (Protein involved in mitochondrial function; interacts with Hsp82p and copurifies with Ipl1p; expression is copper responsive and downregulated in strains deleted for MAC1, a copper-responsive transcription factor; role in preventing L-A mycovirus pathogenesis; human homolog MYG1 is linked to developmental processes and dermatological diseases, complements yeast null mutant), whose translation MNSVKRVKLNSKMSKQICTHSGSFHADESLAVYMLRLLPEFKDAKLVRSRNPKDWEASDILVDVGAQYDGVKFFDHHQRGFFETFNEKYKTKLSSAGLIFKHYGRDIIKTILNNKVSSSDLDLLYDKVYKQFVEALDANDNGISKYTIPKDSNLEPNFRDNAISIPGIISGMNPNWNEDTSDESFDRCFARASEFIGGVFVTLVRGYGQSWLPAKALVAQAIDERMDVDKSGKIIVLPQFCPWKEHLYELEREKNIEKQIEFVLFTDSSGAWRVSTVPINSTSFQFRRGLPEPLRGLRDEELSTKSGVPGCIFIHAAGFIGGAKSKEAVYELAKMSLA comes from the coding sequence ATGAATAGCGTAAAAAGAGTAAAgctaaattcaaaaatgtcCAAACAAATATGCACGCATTCCGGATCTTTTCACGCGGACGAGTCGTTGGCGGTATACATGTTAAGGCTACTACCCGAATTTAAAGATGCTAAGTTGGTTAGATCAAGAAATCCCAAGGACTGGGAGGCTAGTGACATTCTAGTGGATGTAGGAGCTCAGTATGACGGcgtgaaattttttgaccACCACCAGCGTGGATTTTTCGAAACTTTCAACGAGAAATACAAGACTAAGCTCTCAAGTGCTGGTCTGATCTTCAAACACTACGGTCGTGACATTATCAAAACAATTTTGAACAACAAGGTTAGCAGCTCTGATTTAGATCTGCTCTATGACAAGGTATACAAACAATTTGTCGAGGCACTGGATGCAAACGACAACGGTATTAGCAAGTACACGATTCCTAAGGATTCCAACTTGGAACCGAATTTCAGGGATAACGCCATCAGCATTCCCGGGATTATTTCAGGTATGAATCCTAACTGGAACGAAGACACTTCCGATGAGTCTTTTGACAGATGCTTTGCTCGCGCAAGTGAGTTTATCGGTGGGGTCTTTGTCACATTGGTAAGAGGCTACGGTCAATCGTGGTTGCCAGCCAAGGCCCTTGTGGCGCAAGCCATTGATGAAAGAATGGATGTTGATAAGAGTGGCAAAATCATTGTCTTGCCCCAATTCTGTCCATGGAAGGAGCATCTATACGAGCTGGAAAGAGAGAAGAACATTGAAAAGCAAATCGAGTTTGTTCTCTTCACAGACTCTTCTGGTGCCTGGAGGGTATCTACTGTACCAATCAACTCCACCTCCTTCCAGTTTAGGAGAGGTTTGCCGGAGCCATTAAGAGGCCTCAGAGACGAAGAGCTGAGCACCAAGAGCGGTGTGCCAGGATGTATCTTCATTCATGCAGCAGGTTTCATTGGAGGTGCCAAGTCCAAAGAGGCTGTATATGAGCTGGCTAAGATGTCTTTGGCCTAG
- the BUR6 gene encoding negative cofactor 2 transcription regulator complex subunit BUR6 (Subunit of a heterodimeric NC2 transcription regulator complex; complex binds to TBP and can repress transcription by preventing preinitiation complex assembly or stimulate activated transcription; homologous to human NC2alpha; complex also includes Ncb2p; bur6 ncb2 double mutation is functionally complemented by coexpression of human DRAP1 and DR1, although the single bur6 mutation is not complemented by its ortholog DRAP1) encodes MADQVPVTTQLPPIKPEHEVPLDAGGSPVGNMGTNSNNNNELGDVFDRIKTHFPPAKVKKIMQTDEDIGKVSQATPVIAGRSLEFFIALLVKKSGEMARGQGTKRITAEILKKTILNDEKFDFLREGLCVEEGQTQPEEESA; translated from the coding sequence ATGGCAGATCAAGTACCAGTTACAACACAACTACCACCAATAAAACCTGAACATGAGGTACCACTTGATGCTGGAGGGAGTCCAGTAGGTAACATGGGTACCAACTCGAATAACAACAACGAGCTAGGTGATGTATTCGACAGAATAAAGACACACTTCCCTCCGGCCAaggtaaagaaaataatgcAGACAGacgaggatataggaaaAGTTTCACAAGCCACGCCCGTAATAGCGGGCAGGTCCCTAGAGTTTTTTATAGCGTtattggtgaaaaaaagCGGGGAGATGGCAAGAGGACAAGGAACCAAGAGAATAACCGCCGAAatactaaaaaaaacaattttaaaCGACGAAAAATTCGATTTCTTAAGGGAAGGTCTATGCGTAGAAGAAGGCCAAACACAACCGGAGGAAGAGAGTGCCTGA
- a CDS encoding uncharacterized protein (hypothetical protein; potentially phosphorylated by Cdc28p; YER158C has a paralog, AFR1, that arose from the whole genome duplication), giving the protein MLQQGSSSRRSLHGNDFHTLTSPSRRDSLSIPRAVDARSASTIDLFYIPDATVSRRHSTLVANRSDNNGNGAPMRQYNKPNFASSSTSSLPSTRNRPSRYDNMNMNMNMNMNMNMNMNMNMNNHTTSDHNAHPQYRCRPNPSRRHSLMTIPEKYSGSRYSLRSSPPTYSNPRVRKELTPFQLQRKQMKSAFQFPNGENFTPRNQIARLPPSSTFPDSPSSSSLPLTQTGGPSSADNDSIATGTNNRSPQQTKAADANQKSESESPKAIRSNSKKISRFFRKIWSSKSSNSADSVEENSKTKQKRKNPERVVPEPITSLDQPVEIIKQSFSTVNNHETAVPSIKDSGIVQELTALGDNNRIPVLPPPRSPNRPTLSDKRTTKLYYCSQDSSNEDIAPEEKSTVFLKRLQDEWSTVYLNKLPLTASVPSSLSTTTDAANSSFINSSISSPAPSSSSSSSLVSRGPMQSISSSPTPAPSSGSSKSKNAVKSLRFADEIYVNDTWSAADYCRCDNTFLNNFFKGKSQDITNPSTFVGNNLSSTKNISNIEIKMEVNEFKRKEMRVHQDSAKYTHYYL; this is encoded by the coding sequence ATGTTACAGCAGGGTTCTTCCTCGAGGAGGAGTTTGCATGGTAATGATTTTCACACGCTCACTTCTCCTTCAAGGAGAGACTCTTTGAGTATTCCTAGGGCTGTGGACGCTAGATCTGCGTCTACGATTGATCTGTTCTACATACCGGATGCTACCGTCTCAAGGAGGCACTCTACTCTGGTGGCTAATAGATCAGACAATAATGGTAATGGCGCACCGATGCGCCAGTACAATAAACCTAACTTTGCTTCCTCCTCGACTTCATCTCTGCCTTCAACTAGAAATCGCCCCTCTCGCTACGATAACATGAATATGAATATGAATATGAATATGAACATGAACATGAACATGAACATGAACATGAACAACCATACTACCAGTGATCACAATGCGCACCCGCAATATCGTTGTAGACCAAACCCGTCCAGACGCCACTCCTTAATGACCATTCCCGAAAAGTACTCTGGTAGTCGCTACAGTCTCCGATCATCCCCGCCTACCTATTCTAATCCACGTGTTAGGAAGGAACTTACTCCTTTCCAATTACAAAGAAAGCAGATGAAAAGCGCTTTTCAATTCCCCAACGGTGAAAATTTCACGCCAAGAAACCAGATAGCAAGGCTTCCGCCATCTTCGACTTTTCCCGACTCTCCTTCTAGTTCATCGTTGCCTTTGACCCAGACTGGAGGCCCATCTTCCGCAGATAACGATTCCATTGCCACTGGCACGAACAATCGTTCTCCTCAACAAACGAAAGCTGCTGATGCTAATCAGAAATCTGAATCCGAGTCTCCAAAGGCAATTAGATCAAATTCTAAAAAGATATCTCGTTTCTTCAGGAAAATCTGGTCGTCCAAGTCATCAAATTCTGCAGATTCCGTAGAAGAGAATAGCAAAACAAAgcagaaaaggaaaaatccGGAGAGAGTTGTACCAGAACCGATAACGTCCCTTGACCAACCGGTTGAAATTATAAAACAGAGTTTTTCAACCGTTAACAATCACGAAACGGCTGTACCTTCAATTAAGGACTCTGGCATAGTACAAGAATTGACAGCACTCGGAGATAATAACAGGATACCAGTTCTTCCACCCCCTAGGTCACCAAACAGACCTACACTGTCTGATAAACGAACTACAAAGTTATACTACTGTAGTCAAGATTCGTCTAATGAAGATATTGCTCCAGAGGAAAAGAGCACCGTTTTCTTAAAGCGTTTGCAGGATGAATGGTCTACCGTGTATTTAAACAAATTGCCTTTGACTGCTTCTGTGCCATCTTCTCTCTCTACCACTACTGATGCTGCGAACTCTTCGTTCATAAACTCTTCAATATCATCGCCGGctccttcttcttcgtccTCGTCATCGTTGGTTTCCCGTGGACCAATGCAATCCATATCTTCTTCGCCAACACCTGCCCCTTCTTCAGGGTCATCGAAATCTAAAAATGCCGTCAAATCCTTACGCTTTGCGGATGAGATTTATGTAAACGATACGTGGTCCGCCGCGGACTATTGCAGGTGTGATAATacctttttgaataatttctttaaaggAAAGAGCCAAGACATTACCAATCCTTCTACTTTTGTCGGTAATAATCTCTCATCcacaaaaaatatatccaATATTGAAATCAAAATGGAGGTGAATGAgttcaaaagaaaggaaatgCGCGTTCACCAGGATAGCGCTAAGTATACACATTACTACTTATAA